A stretch of Campylobacter volucris DNA encodes these proteins:
- a CDS encoding DUF234 domain-containing protein: MNLDEHCLKALHILSKNDRKRYSVNKFIPHFKALGVINKLLEKEILILEKSQEKPLIKNKRQKIKKELRKYNIQDKLIFKNQGLRFFFYFIYPNLALIYQNKHEELLKIIHLNLENYQGFTFELVCKEFLAKKLQVEQVFGFWNYYCEIDLYYNEGNFYVIGEAKFKDRKICKNVLNILKNKARELKIKPNLYVLFSKSGFSKEIIVNKERNLLLYTLEDFIFLTKG, from the coding sequence TTGAATTTAGATGAGCATTGTTTAAAAGCTTTACATATTTTAAGTAAAAACGATAGAAAAAGATATTCTGTTAATAAATTTATCCCGCATTTTAAAGCTTTAGGTGTAATTAATAAACTTTTAGAAAAAGAAATTTTGATTTTAGAAAAAAGCCAAGAAAAACCTTTGATAAAAAATAAAAGACAAAAAATCAAAAAAGAGTTAAGAAAATATAATATTCAAGATAAACTAATTTTTAAAAACCAAGGATTGAGATTTTTCTTTTATTTTATTTATCCAAATTTGGCTTTGATATATCAAAATAAACACGAAGAACTATTAAAAATCATTCATTTAAATTTAGAAAATTATCAAGGATTTACTTTTGAGCTAGTGTGTAAAGAATTTTTGGCAAAAAAATTACAAGTAGAGCAAGTTTTTGGCTTTTGGAATTATTATTGTGAGATAGATCTTTATTATAATGAAGGTAATTTTTATGTCATAGGGGAAGCTAAATTTAAAGATAGAAAAATATGCAAAAATGTGTTAAATATTTTAAAAAACAAAGCAAGAGAATTAAAAATAAAACCAAATTTATATGTACTTTTTTCAAAAAGTGGCTTTAGTAAAGAAATTATTGTAAATAAGGAGCGTAATTTGCTTTTATATACTTTAGAAGATTTTATTTTTTTAACAAAAGGGTAA
- the tgt gene encoding tRNA guanosine(34) transglycosylase Tgt, with the protein MEFKVEYKSSNARACRIKTSHSEILTPIFMPVGTLAAIKSLDAIDMSEILDAKIILANTYHLYLRPGSKIIKQMGGLHGFSKFDRSFLTDSGGFQAFSLSKNSKPDEEGIKFKSHIDGSLHYFTPKSVLDAQYDFNSDIMMILDDLVALPASKERIELSLKRTIKWAKEAIDYHKLKQSQGIGIGQNIFGIIQGGTDFEARKICSQALCEMSFDGLAIGGLSVGEENEAMYDTVEAMMPYVDENRPRYLMGVGTPEDLVENVSRGVDMFDCVMPTRNARNGTLFTSFGKFNIKKAEFITDNLPIDLKCSCYTCKNFSRAYLNHLFKAKELTFFRLASLHNLHYYLDLVKQMRQAIIKDEFENFKREFYRQRTC; encoded by the coding sequence ATGGAATTTAAAGTTGAATATAAAAGTTCCAATGCAAGAGCTTGCCGCATTAAAACTTCTCATAGTGAAATTTTAACTCCTATTTTTATGCCTGTTGGGACTTTGGCTGCTATCAAAAGCTTAGATGCGATTGATATGAGTGAAATTTTAGATGCAAAAATAATTCTGGCAAATACATATCATTTGTATTTAAGACCAGGTTCTAAGATTATCAAACAAATGGGTGGTTTGCATGGCTTTAGCAAATTTGATAGATCTTTTTTGACAGATAGTGGAGGATTTCAAGCTTTTTCTTTGAGTAAAAATTCTAAACCCGATGAAGAAGGGATTAAATTTAAAAGCCATATCGATGGGAGTTTGCACTATTTTACTCCAAAAAGTGTTTTAGATGCTCAATATGATTTTAATTCAGATATTATGATGATTTTAGATGATTTGGTTGCTTTGCCAGCTTCTAAAGAGCGCATAGAGCTTTCTTTAAAAAGAACGATAAAATGGGCAAAAGAGGCTATTGACTATCATAAATTAAAACAATCTCAAGGTATAGGTATAGGACAAAATATTTTTGGCATTATACAAGGTGGAACAGATTTTGAAGCTAGAAAAATTTGTTCTCAAGCACTTTGCGAAATGAGCTTTGATGGCTTAGCCATTGGAGGTTTAAGTGTAGGCGAAGAAAATGAAGCTATGTATGATACGGTTGAAGCTATGATGCCTTATGTGGATGAGAATAGACCAAGATATTTAATGGGCGTTGGCACACCAGAAGATTTAGTAGAAAATGTTTCAAGAGGTGTAGATATGTTTGATTGTGTGATGCCAACTAGAAACGCAAGAAACGGAACCTTATTTACAAGTTTTGGTAAATTTAATATTAAAAAAGCTGAATTTATCACTGATAATTTACCTATCGATTTAAAATGTTCTTGCTATACTTGCAAAAATTTTTCTAGAGCTTATTTAAATCATTTATTTAAAGCAAAAGAGCTTACTTTTTTTAGACTTGCAAGTTTGCATAATTTACATTATTATTTGGATTTAGTAAAGCAAATGAGACAAGCTATAATAAAAGATGAATTTGAAAATTTTAAAAGAGAATTTTATAGGCAAAGAACATGCTAA
- a CDS encoding acetyl-CoA carboxylase subunit A, with the protein MMIHKILIANRGEIAVRVIRACRDLHIKSVAVYTEPDYECLHVKVADEAYRIGTDAIRGYLDAKRIVEIAKACGADAIHPGYGFLSENYEFAKECEEAGIIFIGPKSDVIRKMGNKNIARYLMKKNGIPVVPGTEKLNHCTLEEIKLQALKIGYPVILKASGGGGGRGIRVVHKEEDLEKSFEACKREALSFFKNDEVFMEKYVINPRHIEFQILADNYGNIIHLCERDCSIQRRHQKIIEIAPCPSISEKLRKTIGVTAVAAAKAVGYTNVGTVEFLLDDYNKFYFMEMNTRIQVEHPITEEITGIDLITRQIRIANGEILDLEQSDIKPRGFAIEARITAENVWKNFIPSPGKITEYFPALGPSVRVDSHLYKDYTVPPFYDSLLAKLIVKGSSYDSAVNRLERALKEFVIDDIRTTVPFLIAITKIREFRRGYFDTSFIETHMEELLEKTEDRHQENKEEVIAAIAAALQKIKESRE; encoded by the coding sequence ATGATGATACATAAGATTTTAATAGCCAATAGAGGCGAGATAGCAGTTAGAGTGATTCGTGCTTGTAGGGATTTACATATAAAAAGCGTGGCTGTTTATACTGAGCCTGATTATGAGTGTTTGCATGTAAAAGTAGCTGATGAAGCTTATAGGATAGGTACTGATGCTATTAGAGGATATTTAGATGCTAAGAGAATAGTAGAGATTGCAAAAGCTTGCGGAGCTGATGCTATACATCCTGGATATGGATTTTTAAGTGAAAATTATGAATTTGCAAAAGAATGTGAAGAAGCTGGGATTATTTTCATAGGGCCAAAATCAGATGTTATCCGTAAAATGGGAAATAAAAATATCGCAAGATATTTAATGAAAAAAAATGGAATTCCTGTGGTTCCAGGTACTGAAAAGCTTAATCATTGCACTTTAGAAGAAATAAAACTTCAAGCATTAAAAATAGGCTATCCTGTGATTTTAAAAGCAAGCGGCGGCGGCGGCGGTAGAGGTATCCGCGTAGTACATAAAGAAGAAGATTTGGAAAAATCTTTTGAAGCTTGCAAAAGAGAAGCACTTAGCTTTTTTAAAAATGATGAAGTTTTTATGGAAAAATATGTAATCAACCCAAGACATATTGAATTTCAAATTCTAGCGGATAATTATGGTAATATTATCCATCTTTGTGAAAGAGATTGTTCTATACAAAGAAGACATCAAAAAATCATTGAAATAGCTCCATGCCCTAGTATTTCTGAAAAACTAAGAAAAACCATAGGGGTTACTGCTGTTGCTGCTGCTAAGGCTGTTGGATATACCAATGTTGGGACGGTTGAGTTTTTGCTTGATGATTATAATAAATTTTATTTTATGGAAATGAATACAAGAATTCAAGTAGAACACCCAATCACAGAAGAAATTACAGGAATTGATCTTATCACAAGGCAAATTCGTATAGCAAATGGTGAAATTTTAGATCTTGAACAAAGTGATATTAAACCAAGAGGCTTTGCAATTGAAGCAAGGATTACAGCTGAAAATGTGTGGAAAAATTTCATTCCAAGTCCTGGAAAAATTACAGAGTATTTCCCAGCTTTAGGCCCTTCAGTGAGAGTGGATAGTCATTTGTATAAAGATTATACCGTTCCGCCTTTTTATGATTCTTTACTTGCTAAGCTTATTGTTAAAGGATCAAGTTATGATAGTGCTGTTAATAGACTTGAAAGAGCTTTGAAAGAATTTGTAATCGATGATATTAGAACCACGGTTCCATTTTTGATTGCGATTACTAAAATTAGAGAATTTAGAAGAGGATATTTTGATACTTCATTTATAGAAACGCATATGGAAGAGCTTTTGGAAAAAACAGAAGATAGACACCAAGAAAATAAAGAAGAGGTTATAGCTGCTATTGCGGCAGCATTACAAAAAATCAAAGAAAGTAGAGAATAA
- a CDS encoding amino acid ABC transporter, permease/substrate-binding lipoprotein translates to MKKILYVVLALFSMLALGACSSEKNQTSASEEKVYKVGIAANYPPFDFIKDAKITGFDVDLLEEIAKRENLKLEWVNMSFDGLIPALKAGKIDMIASAMSSTPQRLNSMDFSNTYFNTKNLYLKLKTDSSISDKQSLEGKKIGVQLGTIQESAAKTIPNAQVVAGEEMLAAILALKAGKVDAVLTDKDIGKGYLKTNEELEAFLEEDDGSSGFCIAFDKGKDAELVQKINSGLEKVKADGTYQTLIEKYDLQ, encoded by the coding sequence ATGAAAAAAATATTATATGTTGTTTTAGCATTATTTAGTATGTTGGCTTTAGGTGCTTGTTCAAGCGAAAAAAATCAAACTAGTGCTTCTGAAGAAAAAGTTTATAAAGTAGGTATAGCGGCTAATTATCCTCCTTTTGATTTTATAAAAGATGCAAAAATTACAGGTTTTGATGTAGATTTGCTAGAAGAAATTGCAAAAAGAGAAAATTTAAAACTTGAATGGGTAAATATGAGTTTTGATGGTTTAATTCCTGCATTAAAAGCTGGTAAAATAGACATGATAGCTTCTGCTATGAGTTCTACTCCACAAAGATTAAATAGTATGGATTTTAGTAATACTTATTTTAATACTAAAAATTTATACTTAAAATTAAAAACAGATTCTAGCATCAGTGACAAACAAAGTTTAGAAGGTAAAAAAATAGGTGTTCAGCTTGGAACCATACAAGAAAGTGCTGCTAAAACTATACCAAATGCTCAAGTGGTTGCTGGTGAAGAGATGTTAGCTGCAATTTTAGCTTTAAAAGCTGGTAAAGTAGATGCAGTTTTAACAGATAAAGATATCGGTAAAGGCTATTTAAAAACTAATGAAGAACTTGAAGCGTTTTTAGAAGAAGATGATGGAAGTTCAGGCTTTTGTATAGCTTTTGATAAAGGTAAAGATGCAGAACTTGTTCAAAAAATCAACTCAGGTTTAGAAAAAGTTAAAGCAGATGGCACTTATCAAACACTCATAGAAAAATACGATTTACAATAA
- a CDS encoding cysteine sulfinate desulfinase, giving the protein MDIEKLKKDIILRKNTYYFDFTASALALKSIEKEIKKILSTYANTHSDSSLNSFITQQHYENARANLKKYLLLDESFALIGCGSGSSAAIKKFQELLGLYIPPLVKKKYFQSIDKSLLPLVIVGPYEHHSNELSFREALCECLRVPLNSDGEIDFIFLENCLEKSQNRQIIASFNAASNVTGIISDYKKIYTLVKKYNGIVAFDVSTLAPYANLNPNFYDAIFISPHKLLGGVGSCGLLVIKKHLCGEKPSFAAGGTVGYVSRSSQEYLCNIENLEEGGTPGIIQLIRASFAFKVREDIGLKLIQKQEKILCDYFFQKTQEIPNIILYAKNITQRLPIFAFNIKGISPFDLAYKLSKSYKIETRAGCACAGPYGHDLLNLKDNQKLNFKPGWLRVGFHYTHTKEDIDYFFKALKMSIKALS; this is encoded by the coding sequence TTGGATATTGAAAAATTAAAAAAAGATATTATTTTAAGAAAAAATACATATTATTTTGATTTTACAGCTAGTGCTTTAGCTTTAAAAAGCATAGAAAAAGAAATAAAAAAAATTCTCTCAACCTATGCCAACACCCATTCAGATAGTTCTTTAAATTCTTTTATAACCCAACAACACTATGAAAATGCAAGAGCAAATTTAAAAAAATATCTTTTACTTGATGAAAGTTTTGCCTTGATTGGATGTGGAAGTGGCTCTTCAGCAGCTATTAAAAAATTTCAAGAATTATTAGGATTATACATCCCACCACTTGTTAAAAAAAAATATTTTCAATCCATAGATAAATCTTTACTACCTTTAGTGATAGTAGGGCCATATGAGCATCATTCTAATGAACTTTCTTTTAGGGAAGCTTTATGCGAGTGCTTGCGAGTACCATTAAATTCCGATGGAGAGATTGATTTTATTTTTTTAGAAAACTGCCTTGAAAAATCTCAAAATAGACAAATCATTGCAAGTTTTAATGCAGCTTCTAATGTCACTGGCATTATTAGTGATTATAAAAAAATTTATACCTTAGTTAAAAAATATAATGGAATTGTCGCTTTTGATGTATCAACACTAGCTCCTTATGCAAATTTAAATCCAAATTTTTACGATGCAATATTTATTAGCCCGCATAAACTACTTGGTGGTGTTGGATCTTGTGGATTATTGGTGATAAAAAAACATTTATGCGGAGAAAAACCTAGCTTTGCAGCTGGGGGAACTGTGGGGTATGTTTCAAGAAGCTCTCAAGAATATCTTTGCAATATTGAAAATTTAGAAGAAGGTGGGACTCCTGGCATAATCCAATTAATTAGAGCAAGTTTTGCTTTTAAAGTGCGTGAAGATATCGGACTTAAATTAATTCAAAAGCAAGAAAAGATATTGTGTGATTATTTTTTTCAAAAAACGCAAGAAATTCCAAATATAATCTTATATGCAAAAAACATCACTCAAAGATTACCTATATTTGCATTTAATATCAAAGGAATTTCGCCGTTTGATTTAGCCTATAAATTAAGCAAAAGCTACAAAATAGAAACAAGAGCAGGATGTGCTTGTGCTGGTCCATATGGACATGATTTATTAAATTTAAAAGATAATCAAAAATTAAATTTTAAACCAGGTTGGCTAAGAGTGGGATTTCATTATACACATACAAAAGAAGATATAGATTATTTTTTTAAAGCCTTGAAAATGAGTATCAAGGCTTTAAGTTAA
- the ftsW gene encoding putative lipid II flippase FtsW: MVADRRLFFLSCILITIGILFSYSLSAFTVLYLEYNEFHFFIRQLFFGLSGIGIIYCISRLNPDSKQAHYLMMGILLISFVCIAILPFLPNFLATAAGGAKRWIRLGPLSISPVEFFKIGLIYFLAWSYTRRIDDSKKAIKHEILILIPYFILASIVIGYIYMTQNDLGQSVISFFLVFALAFFAGASKRLFAFGIVIVGMIGVLVILSNQRRIQRIAAWWGNIQDAFLPLFPDWMANALRVGHNSEPYQISHSLNAIAHGGFFGEGLGLGTFKLGFLSEVHTDFVLSGITEEIGLFGLGIICLIYLLVILRIFRIAGRCENKVHFLFCSGVALLLLFSFFMNAFGIISLTPLKGVAVPLLSYGGSSMWSICIGIGYVLMISKKVKI, encoded by the coding sequence TTGGTTGCTGATAGAAGATTATTTTTTTTAAGTTGTATTTTAATCACTATAGGGATACTTTTTTCTTATTCTTTAAGCGCCTTCACTGTGCTTTATTTAGAATATAACGAATTTCATTTTTTTATCAGGCAGCTTTTTTTTGGACTTAGTGGTATTGGTATTATTTATTGTATTTCAAGATTAAACCCAGATAGTAAGCAAGCTCATTATTTAATGATGGGTATTTTGTTAATTTCTTTCGTGTGTATTGCTATTTTGCCTTTTTTACCTAATTTTTTAGCTACTGCTGCAGGTGGTGCTAAACGATGGATAAGACTAGGACCTCTTTCTATTTCTCCGGTTGAGTTTTTTAAAATAGGTTTGATTTATTTTCTTGCGTGGTCTTATACTAGAAGGATTGATGATAGTAAAAAGGCTATTAAACATGAAATTTTAATACTTATTCCATATTTTATACTAGCTAGTATTGTTATTGGTTATATTTATATGACGCAAAATGATTTAGGACAAAGTGTTATTTCGTTTTTTTTGGTGTTTGCGTTAGCCTTTTTTGCAGGAGCTAGCAAAAGACTTTTTGCATTTGGTATTGTTATAGTTGGTATGATTGGTGTTTTGGTTATTTTAAGTAATCAAAGAAGAATTCAACGCATCGCAGCTTGGTGGGGAAATATTCAAGATGCTTTTTTGCCTTTGTTTCCTGATTGGATGGCAAATGCTTTAAGGGTTGGACACAATAGCGAGCCATATCAAATTTCACATAGTTTAAATGCTATTGCCCACGGAGGTTTTTTTGGAGAAGGGCTTGGGCTTGGTACTTTTAAATTAGGATTTTTAAGTGAAGTGCATACAGATTTTGTATTATCTGGTATAACAGAAGAAATAGGCTTATTTGGTTTAGGAATAATTTGTCTTATTTATCTACTTGTGATACTTAGAATTTTTAGAATAGCTGGAAGATGTGAAAATAAAGTTCATTTTTTATTTTGTTCTGGCGTTGCTTTGTTGTTATTATTTTCATTTTTTATGAATGCTTTTGGAATTATTTCTTTAACTCCTTTAAAAGGAGTTGCTGTGCCACTTTTAAGCTATGGTGGTAGTTCTATGTGGTCTATTTGTATCGGTATAGGTTATGTGCTGATGATTAGCAAAAAAGTAAAAATTTAA
- a CDS encoding adenylosuccinate lyase has protein sequence MQVVQTLESVSVNTDDFLMFKYFQDLIRKNFSKVIGNKNKTLSFFVENEIPQRRYFLKLVNHRYKKDTGNQIDNLAFAHYKTFKLNLAQANTLRPVIFAKIGFAQKNILITLSSNEKLFAVYLEQYFKDHKSSYDEKNCIFSVEYQDDNTLNLLEILASVNEHLKYCVDFTINETQLLDFRNKMKNKTSNNWKFNSLAKLFENYFQTLGCNSNDDFSTIRQNYLNLVKIYHPDRHQGKSKIEQAYCREEFEKIQLAYESLKSLYKNNT, from the coding sequence ATGCAAGTTGTTCAAACTTTAGAATCAGTTAGTGTTAATACTGATGATTTTTTAATGTTTAAATATTTCCAAGATCTTATCCGTAAAAATTTTTCTAAAGTTATAGGAAATAAAAATAAGACTTTATCTTTTTTTGTTGAAAATGAAATTCCTCAAAGAAGGTATTTTTTAAAACTTGTAAATCATAGATACAAAAAAGATACAGGAAATCAAATCGATAATCTTGCGTTTGCTCATTATAAAACCTTTAAATTAAATTTAGCTCAAGCAAATACTTTAAGACCAGTGATTTTTGCAAAGATTGGTTTTGCTCAAAAAAATATTTTAATCACTTTAAGTTCTAATGAAAAATTATTTGCTGTGTATTTAGAGCAATATTTTAAAGATCACAAAAGTTCATACGATGAGAAAAATTGTATTTTTTCAGTAGAGTATCAAGATGATAATACTTTAAATTTATTAGAAATTTTAGCTAGCGTAAATGAACATTTGAAATATTGTGTTGATTTTACTATCAATGAAACGCAGCTTTTAGATTTTAGAAATAAAATGAAAAATAAAACTAGCAATAATTGGAAATTTAATTCTTTGGCAAAACTTTTTGAAAATTATTTCCAAACTTTAGGATGTAATAGTAATGATGATTTTTCAACGATTAGACAAAATTATCTTAATCTAGTAAAAATTTACCATCCTGACAGACATCAAGGTAAAAGTAAAATCGAACAAGCCTATTGTAGAGAAGAATTTGAAAAAATTCAACTTGCTTATGAGAGTTTAAAATCTTTATATAAAAACAATACCTAA
- a CDS encoding CorA family divalent cation transporter → MLNEALKQFINSINISNAYYEFEDSDIFILDNEDFKYIFVFENEQIYSYKDNEMILFSKNDFIAVLKNVLQAEKDKINSINLSIEKREMLILENKRVKNFLIKYFMLKVKLGKSHKFVSSILESCKICYSKQHFLKKNLKTILINLGNLERNIKENITRLESIYAYINTVRNEKINKNIYFLSIMSAIFLPLNLIVGFFGMNTKNLFLSENDYGTYYILGVILTIFFILFLWYQFKDKKELDLDEFSTKVRKKKK, encoded by the coding sequence ATGCTAAATGAAGCTTTAAAACAATTTATTAATAGTATAAATATTTCCAATGCTTATTATGAATTTGAAGATAGCGATATTTTTATTCTTGATAATGAGGATTTTAAATATATTTTTGTTTTTGAAAATGAGCAAATTTACTCTTATAAAGATAACGAAATGATTTTGTTTTCAAAAAATGATTTTATAGCTGTTTTGAAAAATGTTTTACAGGCTGAAAAAGATAAAATTAATTCTATTAATTTATCTATAGAAAAAAGAGAAATGTTAATTTTAGAAAATAAAAGAGTCAAAAATTTTCTTATAAAATATTTTATGTTGAAAGTTAAATTAGGAAAGAGTCATAAATTTGTTTCATCGATTTTGGAATCTTGTAAAATATGCTATAGCAAACAGCATTTTTTAAAAAAGAATTTAAAAACTATTCTTATAAATTTGGGTAATTTAGAAAGAAATATCAAAGAAAATATCACACGCCTTGAAAGCATATATGCTTATATCAATACAGTAAGAAACGAAAAAATAAACAAAAATATATATTTTTTAAGTATTATGTCTGCTATTTTTTTACCTTTAAATTTAATTGTTGGTTTTTTTGGTATGAATACGAAAAATTTATTTTTATCTGAAAACGACTATGGGACTTATTATATTTTAGGTGTAATTTTAACGATATTTTTTATTTTATTTTTATGGTATCAATTTAAAGACAAAAAAGAATTGGACTTAGATGAATTTTCTACCAAAGTGAGAAAAAAGAAAAAATAG
- a CDS encoding arginyltransferase has protein sequence MNIIGFCTLEEECPYLKDRMCRNEYNYIPLITKEQNQELVSRGWRRFGSYFSRPICNDCNECQNLRILTQNFHFSKSYRRVLKKNIATKIILQKPSLSDEHLLLYEKYHHHQKNKRSWKIYDLNFRKYYNLYVDNARNFGYELDFYVDNKLVCVDLIDILDDGISSIYCFYDPDFSHLSLGKYSLLTEIKLAQLKKLKYIYLGYFIKKCQSLSYKADYSPNEILEYTSALNEQAFLWR, from the coding sequence ATGAATATTATAGGTTTTTGTACCTTGGAGGAAGAATGTCCTTATCTTAAAGATAGGATGTGTAGAAATGAGTATAATTATATCCCTTTGATTACAAAAGAGCAAAATCAAGAATTGGTTTCAAGGGGTTGGAGACGCTTTGGGTCGTATTTTTCAAGACCTATTTGTAATGATTGTAATGAGTGTCAAAATTTAAGAATTTTAACCCAAAATTTTCATTTTAGCAAAAGCTATCGCAGAGTTTTAAAAAAAAATATAGCAACTAAAATCATTTTACAAAAACCATCATTAAGTGATGAACATTTGTTGCTTTATGAAAAATACCACCATCATCAAAAAAATAAAAGATCATGGAAAATTTATGATTTAAATTTTAGAAAATATTATAATCTTTATGTGGATAATGCTCGAAATTTTGGTTATGAACTTGATTTTTATGTGGATAATAAATTGGTATGTGTGGATTTGATCGATATTTTAGATGATGGAATTTCTAGTATTTATTGTTTTTATGATCCTGATTTTTCGCATTTAAGTCTTGGAAAATATTCTCTTTTGACAGAGATTAAACTTGCTCAACTTAAGAAATTAAAATACATTTATTTGGGATATTTTATAAAGAAGTGTCAATCTTTATCTTATAAAGCCGATTATAGTCCAAATGAAATTTTAGAATACACTAGTGCTTTAAATGAACAAGCATTTTTGTGGCGTTAA
- a CDS encoding fla regulon two-component system sensor histidine kinase FlgS, producing MDKNILKSLDSSEKEDLQKGLKFLIEQTYVVENAYNQLNENYTALMQTMNEVIEVLPMALWILDTNKKITLQNNLAKQQPQLLENIDLTKTHYELEFEHKFYLIKVTSHADKLIVNATDISDEKRNERLASMGTIAAHLAHEIRNPIGSISLLSSTLFERSELKNKHIVLEIQKAISRVERIVNSTLLFTKGVHVNLNHFNLTELEEECEQAISAYNYLANIEFVFKFLDVRIYADKALLALVLQNLIYNAIDAIEEDDKENGEIKIICEECEDKIFIKVYDNGIKIKDKNNVFEAFKTTKLKGNGLGLSLSKQIIDAHGGILGFYSEPKCFFIELKK from the coding sequence ATGGATAAAAATATTTTAAAAAGCTTAGATTCTAGTGAAAAAGAAGACTTGCAAAAAGGATTGAAATTTCTTATAGAACAAACTTATGTGGTGGAAAATGCTTATAATCAATTAAATGAAAACTACACAGCTTTAATGCAAACAATGAATGAAGTTATAGAAGTTTTGCCTATGGCTTTGTGGATTTTAGATACTAACAAAAAAATCACACTTCAAAACAATTTAGCCAAGCAACAACCACAGCTTTTAGAAAATATTGATCTTACAAAAACTCATTATGAATTAGAATTTGAGCATAAATTTTATCTTATAAAGGTTACTTCGCACGCTGATAAATTGATTGTTAATGCAACAGATATTAGCGATGAAAAGCGAAATGAAAGACTTGCCAGTATGGGAACTATTGCAGCGCATTTAGCTCATGAGATAAGAAATCCAATTGGTTCTATTTCTTTATTGAGTTCGACTTTGTTTGAAAGAAGTGAGTTAAAAAACAAACATATCGTTTTAGAAATTCAAAAAGCAATTTCTAGGGTAGAGCGTATAGTAAATTCTACTTTGCTTTTTACAAAAGGGGTGCATGTAAATTTAAATCATTTTAATTTAACAGAGCTTGAAGAAGAATGTGAACAGGCTATTAGTGCTTACAATTATTTGGCTAATATTGAATTTGTTTTTAAATTTTTAGATGTGAGAATTTATGCGGATAAGGCTTTGCTAGCTTTGGTTTTGCAAAATTTGATCTATAATGCAATTGATGCTATCGAAGAAGATGATAAAGAAAATGGCGAGATCAAAATCATATGTGAAGAATGTGAAGATAAAATTTTTATCAAAGTATATGATAATGGGATTAAAATTAAAGATAAAAACAATGTTTTTGAAGCCTTTAAAACAACTAAATTAAAAGGTAATGGTTTAGGACTTTCTTTATCAAAACAAATCATTGATGCTCATGGTGGAATTTTAGGATTTTATAGCGAGCCAAAGTGCTTTTTTATCGAGCTTAAAAAATAA